Proteins encoded by one window of Halomonas sp. Bachu 37:
- a CDS encoding ProQ/FINO family protein encodes MTHNILYLLDDLERRLDEAYAELHDLRRENTALKHRLQERSQSEQFEVETHTARQHEFKHEAGTIDPEVTTDATAISVPPPPAPEPAAATTPSPHALLSQWYERYPQAFFKGHTRPLKVGIHEDLALHEPWSKKLIRRTLANYVNLPRYLKAVKEGAERIDLEGRPAGKVDKEAARHAAEKREQTQRRDGKTAAAKPKGAEQPKWQVTRTSRAEKTTRQKASMHETPVQETSGHEHRGAGDSTREHYSRKPVAIGEESPSEQTLEAKLSALQQKFKGR; translated from the coding sequence ATGACCCATAACATACTGTACTTGCTGGATGACCTGGAGCGACGTCTTGACGAGGCATATGCCGAACTACATGACCTGCGGCGGGAGAACACCGCTCTCAAGCATCGACTGCAGGAGCGCTCCCAGTCGGAGCAGTTCGAAGTCGAGACGCATACAGCCAGGCAGCATGAATTCAAGCATGAGGCAGGGACTATCGACCCCGAGGTGACAACCGATGCAACGGCTATCTCTGTTCCCCCTCCGCCTGCCCCCGAGCCTGCCGCGGCAACGACTCCTTCCCCCCACGCCTTACTGAGCCAATGGTACGAGCGCTATCCCCAGGCGTTCTTCAAGGGCCACACCCGTCCGCTGAAAGTGGGTATCCACGAGGACCTGGCGCTACATGAGCCCTGGTCGAAAAAGTTGATCCGGCGTACCTTGGCTAATTACGTCAACTTGCCCCGTTATCTTAAAGCCGTGAAAGAAGGCGCCGAGCGAATCGACCTGGAGGGGCGTCCCGCCGGAAAGGTGGACAAGGAAGCGGCACGCCACGCGGCGGAAAAACGAGAGCAGACCCAGCGTCGTGACGGCAAGACCGCTGCCGCCAAGCCAAAGGGGGCGGAGCAGCCGAAGTGGCAGGTAACCCGGACTTCTCGGGCGGAGAAGACCACTAGGCAAAAAGCTTCCATGCATGAGACTCCTGTGCAGGAAACCTCTGGGCACGAGCACCGGGGCGCTGGCGATTCTACACGGGAACATTATTCACGAAAGCCAGTGGCGATAGGCGAGGAGTCACCTTCCGAGCAGACGCTGGAAGCGAAACTTTCGGCGCTCCAGCAGAAATTCAAAGGGCGCTGA
- a CDS encoding dihydrofolate reductase yields MNQKTSSADTLVPIAMIVAMSRNRVIGVDGKLPWYLPEDLKFFKRMTQGKPMIMGRKTFVSIGRALPGRLNIVVTTDTDFQAPGTRVFHDLDAAMALADQQATIDAAEEIMVIGGGEIFQHTLPHAQRLYVTEVDADVDGDAYFPPIDPLQWREAQRVAGNPAEGQLCYDFVIYERTDPSR; encoded by the coding sequence ATGAACCAGAAAACTTCCAGCGCCGATACTTTGGTGCCTATCGCCATGATCGTCGCCATGTCGCGTAACCGGGTTATCGGCGTGGATGGCAAGCTGCCTTGGTATCTGCCCGAGGATCTCAAGTTCTTCAAGCGTATGACTCAGGGCAAGCCCATGATCATGGGAAGGAAAACATTCGTCTCCATTGGCAGGGCGCTTCCCGGACGGCTCAACATCGTGGTGACCACGGACACCGATTTCCAAGCTCCCGGTACACGGGTGTTCCACGACCTTGATGCGGCCATGGCCTTGGCCGATCAACAGGCCACCATCGACGCCGCCGAAGAAATCATGGTCATAGGCGGGGGGGAGATCTTTCAACATACACTACCTCATGCACAGCGACTCTATGTTACCGAGGTGGATGCTGACGTCGACGGTGATGCCTATTTCCCGCCGATCGATCCATTGCAATGGCGAGAAGCCCAGCGTGTGGCGGGCAATCCCGCAGAAGGGCAGCTCTGTTATGATTTCGTGATCTACGAGCGCACCGACCCGTCGCGCTAG
- a CDS encoding porin, with the protein MKKTLLATAIVGAMGATAAAQAATVYDQDGTKLDIYGRIALGIAGGGSEYTDTGVERNADADFVDAYSRLGLNLTHDITSDLTGFGRLEWRFRADGDDNRFDAFHETRQSYLGLKSKQFGTIQAGNFDAFYNQFVSLPFDVYIDRGLEFAGHPTQSRGDSIGYYTPEMSGFTAFLQAKHYSNRGTTFAETTDADGNVTNNQDAVDEDTTVAAQGGVRYATGPLTLGLGFVDDVEEAGGNSNDEMLYGATAAYAFTDAFSARLGYETRDNNDDRADNAAGVSKNGYDTWGIGASYATGQWAFNVDYYNVDLDDAGSRDSWAAGAYYTVSSNFNVFAEVQDADAPTLDRDVTLGDLTDDVYWITGARYMF; encoded by the coding sequence ATGAAAAAGACACTTTTAGCGACTGCTATCGTCGGTGCCATGGGCGCTACCGCCGCCGCTCAAGCTGCTACCGTTTATGACCAGGACGGCACCAAGCTGGACATCTATGGCCGTATCGCTCTGGGTATCGCCGGTGGCGGTTCTGAGTACACCGATACTGGTGTCGAGCGTAATGCCGATGCTGATTTCGTCGACGCCTACTCCCGTCTCGGCTTGAACCTTACCCACGACATCACCTCCGATCTGACCGGTTTCGGTCGTCTGGAATGGCGTTTCCGTGCTGATGGTGACGATAATCGTTTTGATGCTTTTCATGAAACGCGTCAAAGCTACCTCGGCTTGAAGAGCAAGCAGTTCGGTACTATCCAGGCCGGTAACTTCGATGCTTTTTACAATCAATTCGTTTCCCTGCCGTTCGATGTTTACATCGATCGCGGCCTGGAATTTGCGGGTCACCCGACACAGTCGCGTGGCGACTCCATCGGTTACTATACTCCTGAAATGTCCGGCTTCACCGCCTTCCTGCAGGCTAAACACTACAGTAACCGTGGCACTACTTTCGCTGAAACCACGGATGCAGATGGTAACGTAACCAATAACCAGGATGCAGTGGATGAGGATACCACCGTTGCTGCACAGGGTGGTGTGCGTTACGCCACCGGCCCGTTGACCCTCGGCCTTGGCTTTGTTGACGATGTGGAAGAAGCTGGCGGTAATAGCAATGATGAAATGCTGTACGGCGCGACTGCTGCCTACGCTTTCACCGATGCCTTCTCCGCGCGTCTGGGTTACGAAACTCGTGATAACAACGACGACCGAGCAGACAATGCCGCTGGTGTTTCCAAGAACGGCTATGACACTTGGGGTATAGGTGCTTCTTACGCCACCGGCCAGTGGGCCTTCAACGTTGACTACTACAACGTTGACTTGGATGATGCTGGTAGCCGTGATTCTTGGGCCGCTGGTGCGTACTACACCGTGTCCAGCAACTTCAACGTCTTCGCGGAAGTTCAGGATGCTGACGCGCCGACTCTGGACCGTGACGTCACCCTCGGTGACCTGACCGATGACGTGTACTGGATCACTGGCGCACGTTACATGTTCTAA
- the lgt gene encoding prolipoprotein diacylglyceryl transferase, with product MDYPDIDPIAISLGPLQVHWYGLMYVVGFVSAWWLGCRRAPRIGLTSEDIGDFLFYTAIGVVAGGRLGYALFYGLEQWLADPLWIVRIWDGGMSFHGGLLGVLLATFYFARKKHLAFFTLTDFIAPLVPIGLGAGRIGNFINRELPGRVTDLPWGMPFPGMGPQPRHPSALYEALLEGLVLFVILWWVSAKPRARGLVSGLFLLLYGLFRFMVEFVRLPDAHIGFIAFGWLTMGMLLTLPMIALGLALVVWSRKQPVDGRPGTGSVN from the coding sequence TTGGATTATCCCGATATTGACCCGATCGCCATCTCCCTGGGACCGTTGCAGGTACATTGGTATGGATTGATGTATGTCGTCGGTTTCGTTTCCGCCTGGTGGCTTGGCTGTCGGCGTGCGCCGCGCATCGGCCTGACCAGTGAAGACATCGGCGACTTTCTGTTCTATACCGCCATCGGGGTGGTAGCCGGCGGCCGCCTGGGCTATGCCTTGTTCTATGGCTTGGAGCAGTGGCTCGCCGATCCGCTGTGGATCGTGCGTATCTGGGATGGTGGCATGAGCTTCCATGGCGGGTTGCTTGGCGTGTTGCTGGCCACGTTTTATTTCGCCCGCAAGAAGCATCTGGCCTTCTTTACCCTGACCGATTTCATCGCGCCGCTGGTGCCGATTGGTTTGGGTGCGGGCCGGATCGGCAACTTCATCAATAGGGAGCTTCCTGGGCGGGTGACCGATCTGCCCTGGGGGATGCCGTTTCCGGGCATGGGACCCCAGCCCCGTCACCCTTCGGCCCTTTACGAAGCGCTGCTGGAAGGGCTCGTCCTGTTCGTTATCCTGTGGTGGGTGAGTGCCAAGCCGCGCGCACGTGGTCTAGTGTCGGGGCTGTTTCTCCTTCTCTACGGCTTGTTCCGCTTCATGGTCGAGTTCGTGCGCCTGCCAGATGCCCATATCGGCTTCATCGCCTTCGGCTGGCTAACGATGGGCATGCTGCTGACGCTGCCGATGATCGCCCTGGGTTTGGCTTTAGTAGTCTGGTCTCGAAAGCAGCCTGTCGATGGCCGTCCCGGGACAGGCAGCGTAAACTAG
- a CDS encoding thymidylate synthase — protein MRTVLEHGVERGDRTGVGTRSIFGYQMRFDLGRGFPLLTTKKLHLRSIIHELLWFLRGDTNIAYLQENGVRIWDEWADANGELGPVYGYQWRSWPDPKGGHVDQIAKVIEQIRHNPQSRRLIVSAWNPAQVDDMQLPPCHCLFQFYVAKGKLSCQLYQRSADIFLGVPFNIASYALLLSMVAKVTGLEPGEFVHTLGDAHLYNNHLEQAQVQLSRTPKAPPRLELCGSAEDVTDFRFEDINILDYDPHPHIKAKVAV, from the coding sequence ATGCGTACCGTGCTCGAGCACGGTGTCGAACGTGGCGACCGCACGGGAGTGGGTACGCGGTCGATCTTTGGCTACCAGATGCGCTTCGATCTGGGCCGGGGATTTCCGCTGCTGACCACCAAGAAGCTGCATTTACGCTCCATCATCCATGAGCTACTGTGGTTTCTGCGCGGCGATACCAATATTGCCTACCTGCAGGAAAACGGTGTGCGTATCTGGGACGAGTGGGCCGATGCGAATGGTGAACTGGGGCCGGTCTACGGTTATCAGTGGCGTAGCTGGCCGGACCCCAAGGGCGGCCACGTCGATCAGATCGCCAAGGTGATAGAGCAGATTCGCCACAATCCCCAGTCGCGCCGCTTGATCGTTTCCGCCTGGAACCCGGCCCAGGTCGACGATATGCAGCTGCCGCCGTGCCATTGCCTGTTCCAGTTCTACGTGGCGAAGGGCAAACTCTCCTGCCAGCTCTACCAGCGCAGCGCGGATATCTTCCTGGGGGTTCCCTTCAATATCGCCAGCTATGCGCTGCTGCTGAGCATGGTGGCGAAGGTCACCGGGCTCGAGCCGGGAGAGTTCGTTCACACCTTGGGCGATGCGCACCTCTACAATAATCACCTGGAGCAGGCGCAAGTGCAGCTCTCTCGTACTCCGAAGGCGCCGCCTCGCCTCGAGCTTTGCGGCAGCGCTGAAGACGTGACCGACTTTCGTTTCGAGGATATCAATATCCTCGACTACGACCCCCATCCTCATATCAAGGCCAAGGTGGCGGTATGA